A single Pirellulaceae bacterium DNA region contains:
- the ppdK gene encoding pyruvate, phosphate dikinase → MSSKKTIYYFGKSKTDGTGDMKALIGGKGANLAAMTRIGLPVPPGFTITTEVCVYYYQNRKKYPADFDRDLSKAVAWLEKETGKRFGDPKNPLLVSVRSGARDSMPGMMDTILNLGLNDETTEGLKKATGNGRFAWDSYRRFLQMYGDVVMGVQKKHEDDHEPFEEVIANLKKEVKVKEDVELTEEHLQELVKRFKKLIKDWTGKAFPTEPMKQLEGAVSAVFGSWMNERAILYRQKYRIPDDWGTAVNVQSMVFGNMGDDSATGVAFTRDPANGENVFYGEYLVNAQGEDVVAGVRTPLKIAEMAKDKVIGAAYKELNDVRKVLEKNFGDVQDFEFTIEKKKLYMLQTRNGKRTAMAYVKIAHDMVKEKLMTPEHAIKSGDPEALNQLLQPIFDTVDYEKARKAGRLMATGLPAGPGAASGMVVFNANKAEELAKKGHSVVLARIETSPEDLRGMIASEGILTCRGGVSSHAALVARQMGKVCVAGAGDIDIDYRKGTLKCNGVTLREGDPISINGTTGEVFNGKIATTDSELKQVLVTKKLKPKDSKIYQYYEFIMSLADKYRTLGVRTNADQPDQVENAVAFGAEGIGLCRTEHMFFDGDRIIAVRQMILAEKEEDRRKALAKLLPYQQKDFEGIFRALNGLPACIRLLDPPLHEFLPQADNKKGQEEVAKQLKTSVVEVERLVNELHEFNPMLGFRGCRLGIIRPEISEMQARAVFQAAAAVMKEGIKVKPEIMIPLVGFKRELDLQVEIVHRVAKEVMKETGKKFPYSVGTMIEVPRGCLTADEIADTAEFFSFGTNDLTQTALGMSRDDSGSFLPAYQDKEIIKANPFASIDTAGVGQLMKIGVDKGRSRRADLKIGICGEHGGDPASVVFCHQLGLNYVSCSPFRVPIARLAAAQAVLRSQK, encoded by the coding sequence ATGTCTAGCAAGAAAACGATCTACTATTTTGGCAAGTCAAAGACCGATGGCACTGGCGACATGAAGGCGCTGATCGGCGGAAAGGGAGCGAATCTGGCGGCCATGACACGCATTGGTCTGCCTGTCCCTCCAGGTTTTACCATCACGACCGAGGTTTGCGTTTACTATTACCAGAACCGCAAGAAGTATCCTGCAGATTTCGATCGCGATCTATCCAAGGCAGTGGCTTGGCTGGAAAAAGAGACCGGAAAAAGATTCGGTGATCCCAAGAATCCGTTGTTGGTGTCGGTCCGCTCCGGTGCGCGGGATTCGATGCCGGGCATGATGGATACCATCTTGAATCTCGGATTGAACGACGAAACCACTGAGGGGCTGAAGAAGGCGACTGGTAACGGTCGATTCGCCTGGGATTCGTATCGCCGATTCTTGCAGATGTACGGCGACGTGGTGATGGGCGTTCAGAAAAAGCACGAAGACGATCACGAGCCGTTCGAGGAAGTAATTGCCAATTTGAAGAAAGAGGTCAAGGTCAAGGAAGATGTCGAGCTGACCGAAGAACACCTGCAGGAGCTGGTGAAGCGCTTCAAGAAACTGATCAAGGACTGGACCGGCAAGGCCTTCCCGACCGAGCCGATGAAGCAGCTTGAAGGTGCCGTCAGCGCCGTCTTCGGATCGTGGATGAACGAACGTGCAATTCTGTATCGCCAGAAGTATCGCATTCCCGATGACTGGGGGACTGCCGTCAACGTGCAAAGCATGGTCTTCGGCAACATGGGCGACGATAGTGCTACCGGCGTTGCGTTCACCCGCGATCCAGCCAATGGTGAAAATGTGTTCTACGGTGAATACCTGGTGAACGCCCAGGGTGAAGACGTGGTGGCCGGAGTGCGCACACCCCTAAAGATCGCAGAAATGGCTAAGGACAAGGTGATTGGGGCCGCCTACAAAGAGCTGAACGACGTTCGCAAGGTGCTGGAAAAGAATTTCGGCGACGTTCAAGACTTCGAGTTCACGATTGAAAAGAAAAAACTGTACATGCTGCAAACCCGCAATGGCAAGCGCACCGCCATGGCCTACGTGAAGATCGCTCACGATATGGTCAAGGAAAAGCTGATGACACCGGAGCACGCGATTAAGTCCGGTGATCCCGAAGCGTTGAACCAACTGCTGCAACCGATCTTTGATACAGTTGACTATGAGAAAGCGCGCAAGGCTGGGCGCTTGATGGCGACGGGCCTGCCCGCCGGTCCAGGTGCGGCTTCGGGCATGGTTGTGTTCAATGCAAACAAAGCCGAAGAGTTGGCCAAGAAAGGTCACAGCGTGGTGTTGGCGCGGATCGAAACCAGCCCGGAAGACCTGCGCGGCATGATCGCCTCTGAAGGAATTTTGACTTGCCGCGGAGGCGTCTCCAGCCACGCGGCACTGGTGGCTCGCCAGATGGGTAAAGTATGCGTGGCCGGTGCCGGGGATATCGACATCGACTACCGCAAGGGAACACTCAAGTGCAACGGGGTGACTTTGCGTGAAGGCGATCCGATCAGCATCAACGGTACTACCGGCGAAGTCTTCAATGGCAAGATCGCTACGACCGATAGCGAGCTGAAGCAGGTGCTGGTCACCAAGAAGCTGAAGCCCAAGGATAGCAAGATCTATCAGTACTACGAATTCATCATGTCGTTGGCGGACAAGTATCGCACGCTGGGTGTTCGCACCAACGCTGATCAACCCGATCAGGTCGAAAATGCGGTGGCCTTCGGAGCCGAGGGAATTGGCTTGTGCCGCACCGAACACATGTTCTTTGACGGCGATCGCATCATCGCCGTGCGACAGATGATTCTGGCTGAAAAGGAAGAGGATCGTCGCAAGGCACTGGCCAAATTGCTACCTTACCAGCAAAAAGACTTTGAAGGCATCTTCCGAGCGCTCAATGGCCTGCCGGCCTGTATCCGCTTGCTCGATCCGCCCTTGCACGAATTCCTGCCGCAAGCCGACAACAAAAAAGGTCAAGAGGAAGTCGCCAAGCAACTCAAGACCAGCGTTGTTGAAGTCGAACGCCTAGTCAACGAATTGCACGAGTTCAATCCGATGCTCGGATTCCGCGGTTGCCGCCTAGGTATCATTCGCCCCGAGATTTCGGAAATGCAAGCGCGTGCCGTCTTTCAGGCGGCTGCTGCGGTGATGAAGGAAGGTATTAAAGTTAAGCCGGAAATCATGATCCCGTTAGTCGGCTTCAAGCGAGAACTGGATTTGCAAGTCGAAATTGTGCATCGTGTAGCCAAGGAGGTCATGAAGGAGACCGGCAAGAAGTTCCCATACTCTGTGGGCACGATGATTGAAGTTCCGCGCGGCTGCTTGACCGCAGATGAGATCGCTGACACCGCTGAATTCTTCTCGTTTGGTACCAACGACTTGACTCAAACCGCTTTGGGCATGAGTCGCGACGATTCGGGGTCGTTCCTTCCGGCCTACCAGGACAAGGAGATCATCAAGGCCAATCCTTTCGCTTCGATCGACACCGCTGGTGTCGGTCAGCTCATGAAGATCGGCGTTGACAAGGGACGTAGCCGTCGGGCCGATTTGAAGATCGGCATTTGCGGCGAACACGGCGGTGACCCTGCATCGGTCGTATTCTGCCATCAGCTGGGTCTGAACTACGTAAGCTGCTCACCATTCCGCGTCCCCATCGCGAGACTGGCTGCAGCTCAAGCTGTACTCCGCAGTCAGAAATAA
- a CDS encoding sirohydrochlorin chelatase, giving the protein MTKPPRSGQASYETTSADDIGVLLVGHGTRDRQGQEQFLELFRHFARFVSPLTSQPAFLELAEPTISQAVERLTESSLIRRLIVVPALLFTAGHAEEDIPRAVQSAVDSLEHKCNLHIIGQTPTLECSTEVLELSATRFRQAMSCGQQCAVHCAGSACARTRWLLVGRGSSSQSAALKLQQFMQLRQQWTPVEQASVAYIFGQTPTVEQELDRLLSSDASRIVVQPHLLFSGRLLDELRHQVQECGSRNPRQAWVITDTLGGDWRLAELLGSLALAQLTGPNVGMR; this is encoded by the coding sequence GTGACGAAGCCTCCACGTTCTGGCCAAGCCAGCTACGAAACCACCAGCGCTGACGACATCGGTGTGTTGCTAGTTGGCCATGGGACACGCGATAGGCAAGGTCAAGAGCAGTTCCTGGAGCTGTTTAGGCACTTTGCGCGGTTCGTTTCGCCGCTTACCAGCCAGCCCGCCTTCCTGGAGCTGGCTGAACCGACGATATCACAGGCTGTCGAGCGACTTACAGAATCATCACTGATTCGACGACTGATCGTTGTCCCGGCTCTGCTGTTCACCGCCGGTCACGCAGAAGAGGATATTCCTCGGGCCGTTCAATCAGCAGTCGATTCGCTCGAGCACAAGTGCAACCTTCACATTATTGGGCAGACGCCGACTTTAGAGTGCTCGACGGAAGTGCTCGAACTATCGGCCACCCGTTTTCGCCAAGCCATGTCATGCGGCCAGCAATGCGCTGTACACTGCGCTGGCAGCGCCTGTGCACGAACGCGTTGGCTACTGGTCGGTAGGGGCAGCAGCAGCCAAAGTGCAGCCTTGAAGTTGCAACAATTCATGCAGCTCCGGCAACAATGGACTCCGGTCGAGCAAGCGTCGGTAGCCTATATCTTTGGACAAACACCAACTGTCGAGCAGGAGCTGGACCGATTGTTGTCGTCTGATGCCAGCCGCATCGTCGTCCAGCCACATCTGTTGTTCTCGGGCAGGCTGCTGGACGAACTGCGGCATCAAGTACAGGAATGCGGCAGCCGCAACCCACGCCAAGCATGGGTCATTACCGATACTTTGGGGGGCGACTGGCGACTGGCCGAACTATTGGGTTCATTGGCTTTAGCTCAGTTAACTGGTCCCAACGTCGGAATGCGGTAA
- a CDS encoding carboxy terminal-processing peptidase, with product MRLKIGLILGLLTGLALAYTSQSWADDPKLAAPRVSDMAGQRASDARIVKTVAALMTKVHLANQPLDDEISRRAYDSMLKLLDPLKIYFLQSDIDALSKNRDKIDDFVQAGKMDFAIELYQLFLKRLDERIAAAHQYVDTEHDFTIQESIAREPKKIEYPKDTAEANDRMRKQVKFRMLSLESDRIRAEQDLQAGKQQSDLERVLIGDPNEDPRERLHRSYRTLHKRWQQFDANELLELYVSALTTSFDPHTSYMSPSTQKNFMISMKLNLDGIGAQLTSEDGYTKLTSIVPGGAADKDGRLKPGDRIVAVGQGQEGPVEDVIDMKLDEVVQRIRGQAGTIVRLIVLPASGGESQVYNITRAKITLEDSAARSQIVDYPLEDQQASATPFRVGYIDLPSFYMDMEAARRNSNNFRSTTRDVRKILADFRDQSVDVVVLDLSRNGGGSLTEAINLTGLFIDRGPVVQVKNPQGQVQVYEDEESGVAWNGPLIVMTSKESASASEILAGAIQDYGRGLIVGDPATHGKGTVQSLYDLSEELLGGGGPAMGALKITIQQFYLPAGKSTQRQGVMSDLILPQITAEIDNGEADLDYALPNDTVTPTRFSKYNLVNSTLLADLRAKSMSRVRESDGFAKTLRRIDLYRQQKGEEFISLNREEFLKRRAELDAQREEEEQSLESQIPKKEVFRMDHYNREVLNISKDYYDALNKLNLANAG from the coding sequence ATGCGACTTAAAATTGGTCTGATACTGGGACTGCTCACAGGACTTGCACTCGCCTATACAAGCCAGAGTTGGGCGGACGACCCCAAGCTGGCAGCTCCGCGAGTCAGTGACATGGCAGGCCAGCGAGCCTCAGATGCTCGCATCGTAAAGACAGTAGCCGCGCTTATGACCAAAGTGCACTTGGCCAATCAGCCGCTGGACGACGAAATTTCGCGGCGCGCCTATGACTCGATGCTCAAGTTGTTGGACCCGCTAAAGATCTATTTTCTGCAGAGCGATATCGATGCGTTGTCCAAGAATCGGGACAAGATCGACGACTTTGTTCAAGCAGGCAAGATGGACTTCGCCATTGAGCTCTACCAACTGTTTCTGAAGCGGCTCGATGAGCGCATTGCGGCGGCTCATCAGTACGTGGATACTGAACATGACTTTACGATTCAAGAATCTATCGCTCGCGAACCCAAGAAAATCGAATATCCCAAAGATACAGCCGAAGCCAACGATCGCATGCGGAAGCAGGTAAAATTCCGTATGTTGAGTCTGGAGAGTGACCGAATTCGCGCCGAGCAGGATCTTCAGGCCGGCAAGCAGCAATCAGACCTGGAGCGAGTTCTGATCGGCGATCCTAACGAAGATCCCCGCGAGCGCTTACATCGCAGTTATCGGACCTTGCATAAGCGCTGGCAACAGTTTGATGCCAACGAACTCTTGGAGTTGTATGTCTCGGCGCTGACCACCAGCTTTGATCCTCATACTTCGTACATGTCCCCCAGCACTCAGAAAAACTTCATGATTAGCATGAAGCTGAATCTGGATGGCATCGGCGCTCAATTGACCAGTGAAGACGGCTATACAAAACTGACCAGCATCGTGCCCGGTGGGGCGGCCGACAAAGATGGACGACTCAAGCCCGGCGACCGCATTGTAGCCGTAGGGCAAGGCCAGGAAGGTCCGGTGGAAGATGTAATTGATATGAAACTAGACGAAGTCGTGCAGCGGATTCGCGGTCAGGCTGGGACCATTGTGCGCTTGATTGTATTGCCGGCCAGTGGCGGCGAATCCCAAGTCTATAACATTACTCGGGCCAAGATCACGCTGGAAGACAGTGCAGCGCGTAGCCAGATTGTCGATTATCCACTGGAAGATCAACAAGCGTCGGCGACTCCGTTTCGAGTTGGATATATCGACTTGCCCAGCTTCTACATGGACATGGAAGCAGCACGCAGGAACTCCAATAACTTTCGTAGTACGACGCGAGATGTTCGGAAGATTTTGGCCGATTTCCGCGACCAATCTGTAGATGTCGTGGTGTTGGACTTGAGTCGCAATGGTGGCGGTAGTTTGACCGAGGCCATTAACTTGACGGGGCTGTTCATAGATCGCGGACCTGTGGTTCAAGTCAAGAATCCTCAAGGTCAGGTTCAGGTGTACGAAGACGAAGAATCGGGTGTTGCTTGGAACGGTCCATTGATCGTCATGACCAGCAAAGAGAGCGCCTCTGCCAGTGAAATCTTGGCTGGTGCGATCCAAGATTATGGTCGTGGTTTGATCGTCGGTGACCCGGCCACTCACGGCAAAGGCACGGTGCAAAGTTTGTACGACTTGAGTGAAGAGTTGTTAGGTGGAGGTGGCCCCGCTATGGGTGCGCTGAAGATTACCATTCAGCAGTTTTATCTGCCGGCAGGTAAGAGTACGCAGCGGCAAGGGGTCATGTCCGACCTGATTCTGCCGCAGATCACGGCCGAAATTGACAATGGCGAAGCCGACCTGGATTATGCGCTGCCTAACGACACCGTCACTCCGACGCGATTTTCCAAATACAACCTGGTTAATAGTACTTTGTTGGCAGATCTGCGCGCCAAGAGCATGTCTCGTGTTCGAGAAAGCGATGGATTCGCCAAAACGCTGCGACGAATCGACCTCTATCGTCAGCAGAAAGGGGAAGAGTTCATCTCACTCAACCGCGAGGAATTCTTGAAACGGCGAGCGGAATTGGACGCTCAGCGGGAAGAGGAAGAGCAAAGCTTGGAGTCGCAAATTCCCAAGAAAGAGGTATTTCGCATGGATCACTACAACCGCGAAGTGCTAAATATCTCCAAGGACTACTACGACGCGCTCAACAAACTCAATCTGGCCAACGCCGGATAA
- a CDS encoding phosphoribosylformylglycinamidine synthase subunit PurQ codes for MASPRVLVLRAPGTNCDVETAYAFQRAGATVKSVHVNALMDDPGGWSTFQILCFPGGFSFGDDIAAGRILAQRLNVHLRDMIEHFRGHDRLVLGICNGFQVMMRLGIFFPDHFDSPPATLTLNRQARFECRWVHLGTAKTNSVFLRGIERLYLPMAHAEGRFVLRDPEAGERLASQSQLGLRYCAESAPPSDQLLPFPDNPNGADLNVAGISDPSGRVFGLMPHPERHIEPTQHPYWTRRFPQPPAGDGLAIFNNAVSYFA; via the coding sequence ATGGCTTCTCCGCGCGTGCTCGTTTTGCGAGCCCCAGGTACCAATTGCGACGTTGAAACAGCTTATGCCTTCCAGCGGGCTGGAGCGACTGTGAAATCGGTCCATGTCAACGCTCTGATGGATGACCCGGGCGGCTGGAGCACGTTTCAGATATTATGTTTTCCTGGCGGCTTCAGCTTCGGCGACGACATCGCAGCTGGCCGCATTCTGGCGCAACGTCTGAATGTTCATTTGCGTGACATGATCGAGCACTTTCGTGGCCACGACCGGCTGGTGTTGGGTATCTGCAACGGATTTCAAGTCATGATGCGTTTGGGAATTTTCTTTCCCGATCATTTCGACTCGCCCCCGGCCACATTGACACTCAACCGGCAAGCCAGATTTGAATGCCGCTGGGTCCATTTGGGCACGGCGAAAACCAATAGTGTCTTCTTGCGCGGTATCGAGCGACTTTATCTACCGATGGCTCATGCCGAAGGCCGCTTCGTGTTGCGGGATCCAGAGGCTGGAGAACGATTAGCATCCCAGTCGCAGCTCGGCTTGCGTTATTGCGCTGAAAGCGCGCCGCCTAGCGATCAGCTCTTGCCATTTCCTGACAATCCCAACGGAGCCGACCTGAATGTCGCTGGTATCTCCGATCCCAGCGGTCGAGTTTTTGGACTAATGCCGCACCCCGAGCGACACATCGAGCCTACACAGCATCCCTATTGGACTCGTCGCTTCCCCCAGCCTCCTGCGGGTGATGGACTAGCCATCTTCAACAATGCTGTTAGCTACTTTGCTTGA
- a CDS encoding ABC-F family ATP-binding cassette domain-containing protein, protein MGVLLQIRGAQKSYGEQRLLDDASVSLTDKTKVGFVGRNGAGKSTLLRVLMGEEELEKGEIIRSTQLRIGYLQQHDTFLPEESAIDFLMRDSGQPDWKCGEVAGEFELKGAYLNGPISALSGGWKTRVKLTSLLLKDPNLLVLDEPTNFLDIRTQILLEHFLRHFDRAALIVSHDRSFLQATCDHTLDLSRGKLTMFPGKIEAYLKFAAERREHFERSNAAIVAKQKHLQNFIDKNRARASTATLARSKGRQLERLQTIDIDADLPTAAIRAPIVQPRKGPAVRMIDLSIGYPERTVATGIVLDVEHGQRAAIVGDNGQGKTTLLRTVVGSLAAIHGSVKWGLHCEIGVYAQHVYSALEPKQMVLEYLESKAAPGTTNQQILTVAGSMLFRGDHVRKKVQVLSGGERARLCMAGLLLGTYNVLVLDEPGNHLDVETVESLAQALNDYKGTVLFTSHDRHFMSRVATNIIEVRDGSVRAYEGGYEGYLYYINREIEEGERIRAPANRLTIPASTSVTVAPSPLDAKAVDKEMKSLSKKIKALDLQRTELHDQLVQTNDAGEAERLSRVVQLLEMEIGMAEERWLELNAMPLE, encoded by the coding sequence ATGGGTGTTTTGCTTCAGATTCGCGGTGCCCAGAAGAGTTACGGTGAGCAAAGGCTGCTGGATGACGCTAGCGTTTCACTGACCGATAAGACCAAAGTCGGCTTTGTGGGGCGCAATGGTGCTGGCAAGTCGACTCTGCTGCGCGTTTTGATGGGCGAAGAGGAGTTGGAAAAAGGAGAAATCATTCGCAGCACTCAGTTGCGCATCGGCTATCTGCAACAGCACGATACCTTTCTACCTGAAGAATCGGCCATTGATTTTTTGATGCGCGATAGCGGTCAACCCGATTGGAAGTGCGGTGAAGTGGCCGGCGAATTTGAACTCAAAGGCGCGTATTTGAACGGTCCCATTTCTGCACTCTCTGGCGGTTGGAAGACGCGAGTCAAGCTAACGTCGCTTCTGCTGAAAGATCCGAACCTGTTGGTACTTGACGAGCCCACGAACTTCCTCGACATTCGCACGCAAATATTGCTTGAACACTTCTTGCGCCATTTCGACAGAGCTGCGCTGATCGTGTCGCACGATCGCTCCTTCCTGCAAGCCACTTGCGATCATACGCTTGACTTATCGCGTGGCAAACTGACGATGTTTCCTGGCAAGATTGAGGCTTACTTGAAATTTGCAGCCGAGAGACGCGAACACTTCGAGCGATCCAACGCAGCGATCGTCGCCAAGCAAAAGCACCTGCAGAATTTTATTGACAAGAATCGGGCTCGAGCCAGTACCGCTACTTTGGCGCGCTCCAAAGGCAGGCAACTCGAACGCCTACAGACGATCGACATCGATGCAGATCTCCCGACCGCCGCGATTCGTGCGCCCATTGTTCAGCCGCGTAAAGGGCCGGCTGTGCGGATGATCGATCTATCGATTGGCTATCCTGAAAGAACCGTTGCCACCGGAATCGTGCTGGACGTTGAACATGGTCAACGAGCGGCCATTGTCGGTGACAACGGTCAAGGGAAAACTACGTTGTTGCGTACTGTGGTTGGCTCGCTGGCTGCAATTCACGGTAGCGTAAAATGGGGATTGCATTGTGAGATCGGCGTCTATGCGCAGCATGTTTACAGCGCTCTGGAACCGAAACAGATGGTGCTCGAATACCTTGAGAGCAAAGCTGCGCCTGGCACGACCAATCAGCAAATCTTGACCGTCGCTGGTTCGATGCTCTTCCGTGGGGATCACGTTCGCAAGAAGGTTCAAGTTCTTTCCGGCGGCGAACGGGCTCGGTTGTGCATGGCCGGATTGCTGCTGGGAACATACAACGTGCTCGTGCTGGACGAACCCGGCAACCACTTGGATGTCGAAACCGTCGAATCTTTGGCGCAGGCACTGAACGATTATAAAGGAACGGTTCTCTTCACAAGTCACGATCGTCACTTCATGAGCCGTGTGGCCACGAACATCATTGAAGTTCGGGATGGTTCCGTGCGAGCCTATGAAGGCGGTTACGAAGGCTATCTCTACTACATCAATCGGGAGATCGAAGAAGGTGAACGAATTCGCGCGCCGGCGAATCGCTTGACCATTCCTGCTTCTACATCTGTGACAGTGGCACCAAGCCCGCTGGACGCCAAGGCAGTTGACAAGGAAATGAAGTCGCTCAGTAAGAAGATCAAGGCGCTCGATTTACAACGAACCGAACTTCATGACCAACTAGTACAGACCAACGACGCCGGCGAGGCCGAGCGGCTGAGTCGAGTTGTCCAGTTACTGGAAATGGAAATTGGAATGGCCGAAGAGCGCTGGCTTGAATTGAATGCCATGCCACTCGAATAA
- a CDS encoding efflux RND transporter periplasmic adaptor subunit, producing the protein MMPNIGCCQESSNFKETGGPSSSVQLPVTVNLTESQRVAAIVKVAPAIEGPFSSSISLTGKVSLNEEKLAHIYPNVSGQVGAVKVALGDTVAEGDVLVIVNSREVGAAKLDLFQAKLQLELARLKLNLQAEIASNTKELLVALTKKMDITELQEQFTGRSMGDYRERLLQAYAVYVKSEADVQRLINVADSGAISSKQLLYAKASRNADSATFYARLEQIDYELSTSQLQASQLVKEAETRVAIATTNLRIMGCELRDFENFDPLQQGEAVSDYFIRAPLSGTVISKDVVWREQVRPDSQIMAIADLSTVWIEANVYEKDARLLESLKDRSVSVRNAAWPERDFPAKVFFTGEIMDEKTRTISMRAVANNAHHLLKPGMFVTISFASQSNDKPVIQVPSGAVLEHAGSQFVFVKLNDSTFERRDVEVGENNGSSTVIHRGIAKSDMVVTTGGFVLKSKMLESLMGDE; encoded by the coding sequence ATGATGCCGAACATCGGGTGTTGTCAAGAAAGTTCAAACTTCAAAGAGACTGGCGGGCCAAGTTCATCGGTTCAATTGCCTGTAACTGTAAACCTCACCGAGTCTCAGCGTGTGGCCGCTATTGTGAAAGTGGCTCCAGCTATTGAAGGGCCGTTTTCAAGTTCGATCAGCTTGACGGGAAAGGTGTCGCTTAATGAAGAGAAGCTAGCGCACATCTATCCAAATGTCAGTGGCCAAGTAGGGGCCGTAAAGGTAGCTTTGGGCGATACCGTGGCTGAAGGGGACGTGCTCGTAATCGTCAATAGCCGCGAAGTTGGAGCCGCCAAGCTGGATCTCTTTCAAGCGAAACTGCAGTTAGAGCTGGCTAGACTCAAGCTTAATCTGCAAGCTGAAATCGCCAGTAACACGAAAGAGCTTCTTGTCGCGCTAACAAAAAAGATGGATATCACGGAGTTACAAGAACAATTTACGGGCCGTTCGATGGGGGACTATCGAGAGCGACTGTTGCAGGCCTACGCCGTGTATGTTAAGTCGGAAGCAGATGTTCAGAGATTGATCAACGTGGCTGACTCTGGAGCGATTTCTTCTAAGCAACTGCTGTACGCCAAGGCCTCGCGAAATGCAGACTCAGCCACGTTTTATGCGAGGCTGGAGCAAATCGACTATGAACTAAGCACCTCTCAACTGCAGGCTTCACAACTCGTAAAAGAGGCCGAGACTCGTGTGGCGATAGCCACTACCAATTTACGAATTATGGGCTGTGAGCTCAGGGATTTTGAGAATTTCGATCCCTTACAGCAAGGCGAAGCGGTTTCCGACTATTTCATTCGCGCTCCACTGAGTGGCACGGTCATCTCAAAGGATGTCGTCTGGCGCGAACAAGTAAGGCCCGATTCACAAATCATGGCAATTGCGGACCTGTCGACAGTTTGGATCGAAGCCAATGTCTACGAAAAGGACGCTCGGCTACTGGAGTCACTCAAGGATCGATCGGTGAGCGTCCGCAATGCTGCCTGGCCGGAGAGAGATTTTCCAGCCAAGGTTTTCTTTACTGGTGAAATCATGGACGAGAAGACGCGAACTATCTCGATGCGGGCCGTTGCTAACAATGCCCACCACCTACTCAAGCCAGGCATGTTTGTGACGATCTCCTTCGCATCGCAGAGTAACGACAAACCGGTGATACAAGTGCCCTCGGGCGCAGTACTTGAGCACGCAGGTTCCCAGTTTGTCTTTGTGAAGCTCAATGATTCAACATTTGAACGACGCGACGTGGAGGTTGGAGAGAATAATGGCTCATCCACCGTAATTCACCGGGGCATTGCCAAGTCGGACATGGTCGTTACGACGGGTGGCTTCGTCCTGAAATCAAAGATGCTCGAATCATTGATGGGAGATGAATAA